In the genome of Pseudarthrobacter sp. IC2-21, one region contains:
- the lepB gene encoding signal peptidase I, which produces MPENNAPTPETPRDGVSGSAAQPVTDGGTEVPPSSPERGRRGSSKATDGAPSQILVWLKEVATVVVIAVVLSFLIKTFLFRAFYIPSESMVNTLDVNDRIFVNLLVPEPFALSRGDVVVFRDTQGWLAAAPEKDSGPFTWVQDGLTFVGLLPDSSEQHLVKRVIGLPGDHVICCDAAGKLTINGTSLDETYVNTAEEPQIREFDVVVPEGKVWVMGDNRNHSADSRSHQDVNGGFVDLVDVEGKAAVIAWPLNRISVLDNYPDVFRNVPAGK; this is translated from the coding sequence ATGCCCGAGAACAATGCGCCGACACCTGAGACGCCTCGTGACGGCGTTTCAGGAAGTGCCGCTCAGCCAGTTACCGACGGCGGTACTGAAGTGCCGCCGTCGTCACCGGAACGTGGCAGGCGCGGATCTTCGAAGGCAACGGACGGCGCGCCCAGCCAGATCCTTGTGTGGCTGAAGGAAGTAGCCACTGTGGTGGTCATTGCCGTGGTGCTGTCCTTCCTCATCAAGACGTTCCTGTTCCGGGCGTTTTACATCCCTTCCGAGTCAATGGTGAACACGCTGGACGTCAACGACCGGATCTTCGTGAACCTCCTGGTGCCCGAGCCGTTCGCCCTTTCCCGCGGCGACGTGGTGGTCTTCCGGGACACCCAGGGCTGGCTGGCCGCGGCACCGGAGAAGGATTCGGGTCCCTTTACGTGGGTACAGGACGGCCTGACGTTCGTTGGCCTGCTGCCCGACAGTTCGGAGCAGCACCTCGTCAAGAGGGTCATCGGGCTCCCCGGAGACCATGTGATCTGCTGCGACGCCGCCGGTAAACTGACCATTAACGGAACCTCGCTTGATGAAACCTACGTCAACACCGCCGAGGAACCTCAGATCCGCGAATTTGACGTCGTTGTTCCGGAAGGGAAGGTGTGGGTCATGGGCGATAACCGCAACCACTCGGCGGATTCCCGCTCGCATCAGGATGTCAACGGCGGCTTCGTCGATCTGGTTGATGTGGAGGGCAAGGCTGCTGTCATCGCGTGGCCGCTCAACCGGATCTCCGTCCTGGACAACTACCCTGACGTCTTCCGGAACGTGCCCGCAGGGAAGTAG
- the lepB gene encoding signal peptidase I has protein sequence MDQTKRQPGRTGWRFAFLALFLAVVVSGLIRSLWLDVYFIPSDSMEPVLEDGDRILVSRTDFDKEPIRRGDIVVFDGRGSFAPLNSGKGPVLDSVTAAAQWLGLAGSDTTYVKRVIGLPGDTVICCDAGGKITVNGTALEEPYLFPGDKPSTQVFTAVVPAGRLWLLGDHRSVSADSRSLLGAPGGGMVPLSRVIGRPVQIVWPLDRFAEVPRPPAAGPTTENGP, from the coding sequence ATGGACCAGACAAAACGCCAGCCCGGAAGAACGGGCTGGCGTTTTGCGTTCCTGGCGCTTTTCCTGGCCGTGGTTGTCAGCGGACTTATCCGTTCACTATGGCTTGACGTCTATTTCATCCCCTCCGACTCCATGGAACCCGTCCTTGAAGACGGCGACCGCATCCTGGTCTCAAGGACGGACTTCGACAAGGAGCCGATCCGCCGGGGCGACATCGTCGTCTTTGACGGCCGGGGATCCTTTGCCCCGCTGAACAGCGGAAAGGGTCCCGTGCTGGATTCCGTCACCGCGGCCGCCCAGTGGCTCGGCCTCGCCGGAAGCGACACGACTTATGTTAAAAGGGTCATCGGGCTTCCAGGAGATACCGTGATCTGCTGCGACGCCGGCGGAAAAATCACCGTGAACGGGACCGCCCTGGAGGAGCCCTACCTCTTCCCCGGAGACAAGCCCAGCACCCAGGTATTCACTGCCGTGGTACCAGCGGGAAGGCTTTGGCTCCTGGGCGACCACCGTTCGGTTTCCGCTGATTCACGAAGCCTGCTCGGCGCCCCGGGCGGCGGCATGGTGCCTTTGTCCAGGGTTATTGGCAGGCCGGTCCAAATCGTCTGGCCGCTTGATAGATTTGCAGAAGTACCACGGCCGCCCGCGGCAGGACCAACCACAGAGAACGGACCGTAG
- the rplS gene encoding 50S ribosomal protein L19 has product MHILDSVDAASLRSDVPEFRAGDTLKVHVNIIEGKNSRVQVFQGFVLGRQGDGIRETFTVRKVSFGVGVERTFPVHSPIIDKIELVTKGDVRRAKLYYMRELRGKAAKIKEKRDFQTAK; this is encoded by the coding sequence ATGCATATTCTCGATTCCGTAGATGCAGCCTCGCTGCGCAGCGATGTTCCCGAGTTCCGCGCGGGTGACACCCTCAAGGTTCACGTGAACATCATCGAAGGCAAGAACTCCCGTGTCCAGGTCTTCCAGGGCTTCGTCCTGGGCCGCCAGGGCGACGGCATCCGCGAAACCTTCACGGTCCGCAAGGTTTCCTTCGGCGTCGGCGTGGAGCGAACCTTCCCGGTTCACTCCCCGATCATCGACAAGATCGAACTCGTCACCAAGGGTGACGTGCGCCGCGCCAAGCTTTACTACATGCGTGAACTGCGCGGTAAGGCTGCAAAGATCAAGGAAAAGCGCGACTTCCAGACCGCCAAGTAA
- the trmD gene encoding tRNA (guanosine(37)-N1)-methyltransferase TrmD → MRIDVVSIFPEYLAPLELSLIGKARQDGLLDLHVHDLRAFTTDRHRTVDDTPYGGGAGMVMKAEPWAQALASVAGEGSGTKPVLIVPSPAGERFTQALAYELAEEGQLVFACGRYEGIDERVIEWAAEHFTVRPVSLGDYVLNGGEVAVLAMVEAIGRLLPGVVGNPESLVEESHSDGLLEYPVYTKPSVWRDREVPAVLLSGNHGKIAQWRRHQQYRRTAERRPDLLETFDAGKLPRADRTALYELGYDVVDGHLRARPPVDGEDAQRGAGASA, encoded by the coding sequence ATGAGAATCGACGTCGTCAGCATTTTTCCCGAATACCTGGCTCCCCTGGAACTTTCGCTCATCGGGAAGGCCCGGCAGGATGGCCTGCTGGACCTCCACGTCCATGATCTTCGCGCGTTCACCACCGACAGGCACCGCACCGTGGATGACACCCCTTACGGTGGCGGGGCCGGCATGGTGATGAAGGCCGAGCCCTGGGCGCAGGCGCTGGCCTCGGTGGCCGGGGAGGGCAGCGGGACCAAACCGGTGCTGATCGTTCCGTCACCGGCAGGGGAGCGGTTTACCCAGGCACTTGCTTATGAGCTCGCCGAAGAGGGGCAGCTTGTTTTTGCCTGCGGCCGCTACGAAGGAATCGATGAGCGTGTGATCGAATGGGCGGCCGAGCACTTTACGGTGCGGCCGGTGAGCCTGGGTGACTACGTACTCAATGGTGGCGAAGTGGCCGTCCTGGCCATGGTCGAGGCCATCGGCAGGCTCCTGCCCGGCGTGGTGGGCAACCCCGAATCCCTGGTGGAGGAGTCCCACTCCGACGGGCTGCTCGAATATCCGGTCTACACCAAGCCGTCCGTGTGGCGGGACCGGGAGGTGCCGGCGGTGCTCCTGAGCGGCAACCACGGGAAAATCGCGCAGTGGCGCCGCCACCAACAGTACCGGCGGACGGCGGAACGCCGCCCCGACCTGCTCGAAACGTTCGACGCCGGAAAGCTGCCGCGCGCCGACCGGACTGCTCTCTACGAACTCGGGTACGACGTCGTCGACGGTCACCTCCGCGCCCGGCCACCGGTGGACGGTGAGGACGCCCAGCGGGGCGCAGGCGCTTCGGCCTAG